The sequence GATTCAACTAATTATGATAGTTTTGTGACTTCCTGAAACAACTTACTTCACCAAATTTCTTAATGTTACAAATTGAACAAAGTTATCAACTGTCACAATCGTACTCTTGAGTTAGTTTTCAGTCGGAATCAACTTTCAGTAAGCAGATACGTTGATCAGTTAACCCATGAGGATGGATTCCAGCCCTCCCTTTCCATCACCAGCGAATCCGAGGTACAGCTTTCGAAGGGCTAATTTCCCTCAACTCCACAGCGATTTACTCAATATCAACTGGTATcaattattgtttcaaaaaattcccTTTATGGTTTGACAACGACATTATTTGCATTCTTAAGATCGTCGTCGGttataaaaatttactaattaCCAATAATAATGTTGACTACATTGAATTTAGTAATCTGCGAGccaaaattgttataaattaattttatcattttataattaacattGAGGAGTATAAATTAACTTTTGTTTATGGGAATAAACTAAAattgttatcaatatttatcCTCAAACCCACACTGTTAGAACATTTTAACTTGAACGATCCAGCGACTAGGCGTATGTGGTCTTGCTTGACATTCCTTCACAAAGAGTATTAGAGTGGACTTTTTTGAAAGTCATAACTATTTCAAAGaaactattaatatacaaattcattcgaacattgtacataaaatatataactgctGAATTCATATCGTTTCCACTGGCTACACTAGCGCTATTTTGGCGAGTCTTCGTATTATAATTTGCTGTTTACAGCTGGACACTTTCTCAACTAATCCCACAAACAAGACGGTTCTagttacctctaccctccacaGTTGATTGGATTAGTATTAGATTTGTTCTTGGTAGCAGCATTGGCAGAACTATTTcaggaagtgtacactaaagcgttctttgtagcagaaccagcgctagtgtcgctgttcttagtagcagtgcaagagaacAAGTTCACCCAGTTCACTGTACTGCTTGCACTGGATCTAGAGTCAGTTCAGTCAGTGCAGTTCACGACAGTGCAATAAGTGTAATCTGGAAATGGTGGCACTACATCTTCGTCATCGGATggatgtaaaatatcaaaaagtactaaatcgtTATCCATTATTGTTATTACTACGATgcctgaatcacatcaaataaccccaaatacaacaatcaacaaatgctcCATTGCTCTCTGCActatatcgttctttgtatccgaactaattctatacactcatgaactggcctgcactggtccagttcagtacagttctagtgcagctaccaagaacaaacctattaAACAAACAGACCTTACAAAgtctggatatattttatatcgCCTAAGATGATCCGTTCCAAATAGgtactacgtcatcagcgccgattgaATTGTTGATCCTGCAAATTCctaaattttttcgaataaaaatttttggttgAAATGTTCGAAGGAGGTGTAGCTTGCGGTAACCCGAATACCTGTTTTCGGACATATTTTCAACCCtcgataaaaattataaatattggcCATGCAgatttttttaaggaaatttcCTCCGCTTTTCGAATCTTTTTTCATATCATTTATATCTCAAATAGTTTTTGTGATATAAGCAAAAAACCAAacccattttttttctttaattgttttataacttttgtaatttttgcgAGCgcatcttcaattttttcaaaaactttttacatGCGATTACGAATCGAATGTTACCTAAACCATATTTTCAAGAGCTTGCGAAAAAGTTTTGACCTAAAAAGCACTTGTTGACTAAACTATACTTTGCTGATCATTTGTGGTAAACTGAACCTTCATTTTAAGCGCTGTTGCCGCTTTTACTAACAATGTTTAATATTATACACCAACAGTctgttttgacataataatttcatatttaaaattattcaattttaaaaacaatgcaCAAATATAACCCAGACAGAGATACAACCTCTTGTGTGTAAATTTACTCACATCCTGTTGGCAACCATTAGGATCTGTTAATCATGGTGTTGGGTGATACAAAGCGTTCCTTAGTAAGCTACATAACTTAAggatttttatattcattaagaTTTATGATACGCGATCCTAATGGGGACCCACATCATAGTTAATTGACTCCAAGAGTTCCTTAGAAACTCGAAATTCCATTAAGgtatcaaattacttttattttatatcgacGTGACTCTAACGAccatacatataattatttatagccTTTTGGACAATAGGAGTTTAGTATTTGAAATTGGTCTCTAAACATACGCGAGGACTTCAATAGTCTGGCATTCGTCGAGTATAGTCGTCGAATTATTGCAATCAactttaactaattattttattacttaataaaTAGTTCATTCAAAAGTACTTTTAATGTTTCAGTACAAAGAATATGGTCAACCATCCATTAGTTTTAACATCCATCAGCATCCATAATAATACATGTAGTGAGTACAACTATAACCCAGTGATCATTCCCGTCCATTATTCCCGATTGGGGTTAGTCCTTATTTAGATTAATTACCAGCGTTATCCTTCCATGTAATCATACACTACAGTGGTGATCCTGCAATAATTTTTGGGTAGGTGTGATCAGAACAAACTGCTGGAACAGACCTATTGAATCATTGATAGATTCTCGTACTAATCATAATTCatgaaaatgtatttgaaataaaatgcattttcctgaaacaaattttaataaatcaactGGATTCAAATGGAtaacataataattatatattgcACAATAAATTATGATGCAACCTTTATTGAATTCAAGATTAAAACCAACCAGAAAAATAACCTTTTTTTACAGGCGACTTTGGCGTTTCTGGAGGGGTTATACCAAgtgtattattgaaaattccattATCTCCTCCGCCGTCGTTTCCAACCAATGTCGAAGATCCACCCccatctacaaaaaaaaatagaaaagtttattaatttgacaGATTTTAAAGACAACAAGAAATATTGTTGCTGGTGGTCCCAGAATTTTggcataaaaaaaacaatagaacGTGGAAAAAATCGTGTAGTATTGAAAATTACAAGGATTGTTCAGAAGTTCAATTTCCTTTGACAATCACCTTTGATCAGTTATCATTAGTAGGtgtcataattttttgaaagttgtgCTCTTTTGAGTTTGCTGCCTAAACGGGCACATTTTTATCTCCGGTCTTCTCCATGCATGCAGCCTCTAATATTATAAGAGTACGTCGCATGGGTATTAATGACTAGTGGTATCAAcatttttcgagaaaaacaacaaaaaactttatattggcATGATGAGGAATGTAAATGCCTTGGAGCTATGCTGAGGCTGTTATATGTTGCTGACACACGAGGAGGGCAAAAACAAGGAGGGGGAAAGAGATGCAGAGGCAAAAAGAATGAGGAAGTCAGAGAGAAAATTACAAAGATTGTTCAGAAGTTCATGCTATTTcagtattgtcaatattattgAGCATGTAAGGTCTGCTATACTgaaaacttttatcaataataatatttaattcgaCTTGAaagtttaaaagaatatttgctttaatttttcgttataaattagttattttttattcatagaaAAAGTGTTATTTTTGGTAAGAAGCAGAGGTGACAAAAAATGTATACACAGCCTCTCGTGGTGAAAAGGAAGATTTAACAGTCCTGGTTACTACAAGTACTGCTGGGAATATGGTGTCACCAATGATTATTGTCTCTCCTTACAAGCGTGTTCTTGGAGACATTGCCTCAAGTATTCCAGTTAAATGGAGTATCTGAACCTCAGACAATGGTTGAATATGTACAGCCACATTTTAGGAATACATTAATGCAATTTCGTCAATCCATGGCTAGAGAACTAATTTTCGTGCTCAAAATGGAATACAGTTAGTAGCTCTTTCCAAATTCCACTCATTTACTGCAGCCACTTGATGTAGTTGTATTCAGGCCACTGAAAGTTGCACAAAATGAAATTCcaaaaagaagaattgaaaatttaggtattagaatgcaaaaaaatttcatgaagttttttaaaaagcaCTTGCCCACATAACAGCCGATATAGTTAAAAATGGATTCCATTGTACTGGATTTACCTTTCGAGGTGAAAAATATACAActtcgaaaaaaaatagtttcagttGTGTGTGTTAGGAAGACAACAGGAATTGGAATAATGCAATCGAAGATACAAGTCTTTGGAGAAGACCTAGTAATGAAGATGtatcagaagaaaaaaaaaatcaacagacaatcaaaataatgaaaatgcaACCCAAAATCGAATAAATTAACAGATTAACGAAGCCATACCTCGAAATAGAGAAAAGgtaataaaatcgaaatacGAGAAAAAGCGATAAGctcagaaaagtttttttcaggATTTCCTCATTGTCAAGTACCAACTTCGtttacaaaaaactttattttgtcCGGATCCAAAAcgataaaagaaaagaaaacatttcCAGCAGTTGTAACATCTGAATCATTACGGTAATATtactataaaaagaaaattaaaaaaaagaagttagaagaaagaggaaaaaaatgaaactgagGCAAGAGGAGATTCAGGACAGAAATAATCTTAAGAAATCTGAGAATACattaaaatggaataaaaagcATGACGAAGAGTCTGAGAGTTCAGATGAAGAGTGGCAAGAAAGTGGCAGACATTCTGTGAATGTTCACAGAGTGGTAATGTTTTTGTAGAAGATTTTATTCTTGCATCGTTTTTGGgaggaaaaagaaataatacaaGCTTTAGATATGTATCTGTAGTTCAAAGGATCTtcaaagaagaaattgaaattatttgcaTGAAATCTGTTGAacacaaaacaatttttgaatttaatggGAAAGCCATTTATTTCATCCATAAAAAGGCAATATTGCGAATTTTACCAATCCCTGAAATTTATgaatcaaagaaataaatattaattttctttaccAGTAGACATAGTTTAGGGATTTTTGGTCAAAGTttggatgttttatttataatatttgatatattttgtcatatttcattcaaataaaattgtttatttcaataaattgtcaAGCTTAGTTAGCTCACCatggtattatttttaattttgttaaaaactaatATGTCCATGTATAGGATGTCAATAAATAGTTTCCCATTAGAAATTGATGTCAATACGAGAGTTGTTACTTAAGATTTGAGATATGGCAGCACTGAggtgaatatgtcaaatgtgACAACGGTCAATTCTGATACATCGGCGTTTGATTGACAGAAGTGttaaaaaaatcaggaaaaccaatcgcagaagacgaatcattctccaccacaacAATGTGAGATCtaatgatttcttattattcccgcagatcaataataaattccaatgtgaactttttttacatttgaaCAAGCGATTGATGCATTCaattcacatgttttggaggtacctcaatcggaatggaaaaaatgcttcgacaattggttcaatcGCATTCAAAGTGTATTGGATCTCAAtggacaatattttgaaaaaccatatctaattataaatatttgtttttatttgtccatcgtaaaacttaaatagcaactcTTGTAATAGACTTTTTGTAGTAAAATTTTTctgaatcaaaaaataatttcaaaaacaaaacaaatggaAAATCATTATGGCACATCTACAGTGAAATATCCATCAAATATTATACCAATgaagatcaaataaaatattttttataatgtgtATAAAATTATGACTAATCTAGTTATCTAAAAGTGTCAATCACTGATTGTTTATTTCACCAAAGTTTTTTGCACAGATTTTGTTTATAAGTTCTTGACCAGTAATAGTATTTTATCCAAAATAGCAggacaaaatgtttttttttgtaaagctTGCAATTATTTGTGTGCAATATTTTAACACACATTGTTCATATGCTAACCCAAAAATACTAGCAGCTATTTCATTTGTGTAGCCTCCAAATACACTGGTATTCTAAGGAAGTTCTAGAAAAACGGTACCTGCAGCTGTTATAGGCGTTTCTGCTTGCTTTAATAGAGAATTTGTTTGCTTCTGTAAATTTGCTTCATATGTTCTAACATCTTCCATAGTCATATCAATCCATTCATCTATCCAAGCAAATGCTTGTCTATGACCTAACAGCAGTACTTCTCTTATACACTGAAATAATAAGACATAGTTCTTTGTTAATCagatgaaatatattaaatgtacAGTTCTTCAAAATAGTAGCATGCTAATTGAAAGTAAATAAATACCTCAAAAAGCAAAATCTAATTTACTAGGAGTGAGTTTCACTTTaaatataagatgaaaatttttatgttgaaattgatagaaaacaaaaaattttcttagcatctttttttaaatcaatagttTCTTAATTATGCGCGATTGAAAACTTTAATGTTTcttgagaaaaaaacacgtttttaaaCAATGTTTCATGAAtaactcaaatatttttgattttatcagaaaaagtgCAAGAATCTTGAAAACTGGAAACCGAATAAATTGTACTCAGTAGATTTTAGTCATTTATAGAGGAAGCATAACTGAATAGAAGTCCATTAAAATATATCCACATTTATGAATAACCATCAGGAGCACTTTGTCTTGGATAACTGAAATAACTGTGTCAAacgttttgtatattttattaattttcaaatattccacTAAATCCAGGacttttttattcaactttttattttagcAGGCGGCTTATTTACATTgcttcttttgaataatttctaagaaagtctacttatttatttgtttggtttgtttattttctagaatttttggaattttttagaaatatatatatatatatatatatatatatataaagagttTCTGTAGAGTAGTTTAGTTctgtttataacaaataatcatAGTAAACAGTCAAAAagatagaaagtaatcgaagaatttaaataaattatttaagttagttaagtgagaGTGATAAGTGATTTATATTATGagttagtgtagtgtaaagtatttcaataaattaagaacgtaggAGACAGTGTTTATCAATTCACCTCACAAATAGAAATCgtttaaataaagaataaaatattacaatactTACAGAATGAATAAAATCTTCCACTTTTGTTTGTAAACCAAATACTTCAAAAGAAGCATGAACCAATTTATAAGAACACATAATTGGTTGAAAGTTGTTTCTCCATCCTTCTACTAAAGGTCCTCTTTGTGTTTTTCTTGACTGAAAGAACCTTGGATCCTCCTCTTCTTTGTAATGTTTGGCAGATACTTCATCGTAAGCAATATCTATGTAATCAACTGTTCTGTCCACTAATTTTTCTGGAGTTAAGCCAAGACACTGTAATCAAAAGTATTATTACATCCAAACATGTACAGGGAATCCCACATAAGAATCGACACAGAGCAGATTCGTATAGGGGACACTATTGGGATTTACCAATTTACCTGTATACCAAATTGTATCCCTTGTAGTTTGTTTGCAGAGTCGTTTTGGCTTTACAGCCGCTCTGCACCTATgcctagaagatattttgtacaagacatCTCACTATTCTGCTTCCAAAATGCGAAGAATTCTTCCAAAGGAAGATGAATGACAAATTgctaaattttattcaattaacatttttaaaaatgtctttgaatattcgatttttacttgaaaatgacacagtaatatgaaaaatagtaatagtaatagtaataataaaagtttaaaagcCAAAGTATCCacagtacaaaataatttttttaaatgaattgagAGATAAGAAACTTCTGTGAAATTTTTACAGGTCACCCCTAATCAACTTCTCAACGTTCGATGACCTTCTACTTACAATTACTTAATGCCCTTAACAGTCTCATAGTGTGTGACAAATTCGGTATTTTTAAGTTAAAGGGttgtaaagaaatatattttttgtttcgaaGTTTCAAACCACTCCTTTGAGGCCCTATAACTCCTCAGGGATGTAACTTAGTAAGAAGGATATTTCTGGCGCATTAGTATGATGCAAGATTCAATTGCTCTTGATGTTTAGTCTCCTGCACATTATTGTTTTTCTAAGTCTCAAGAGCCTCATGGTAAAAGTGTTGGTTTACTGGATCTTAAGAAAATAATTCTAGTGAGTCATTCCCTGCctgtcaaaaaattaaaaatcaggATGGATGCCTTGAGGTATTTTGCAGGGGCCATTCCCTATCAAAAGActtacttttcatttttcatgGCCTTAAGGCATTTTGTGTGGATCCTCCTTTCCTGTCTAAAGGATATAAAACAGGATGCTTGCCTGGTGGTATTTTGTACAAGCCCTCCCCtgtcaaaaaatacaaatcagAATGCATTAGATCTTTTTTTGACTTTGAAGTATTTTGTGTGAGTCCTTCCTTGCTTGTCAAAATACAAATGAGGATGCAGTAAATTATTGAGTTGctcttttcttttgtttttttttgtcctTGAGATATTTTGTGTGGACCATTCTCTGCTTGTCAAAAGAATGGAAATCAGGATGCACGTCTTGAGGATTTTTGTAAGGGCCCTTCCTTGCCTGTCAAAAGAATATAAAACAGGATGCTTGCCTTGAACTATTTTGTATAGGCCCTTCCctatcaaaaaaatacaaataaagatGCATTAGACCTTTTTTTGGCCTTGAGGTATTGTGTGTGGGTCCTTCCTTGTCTGTCCAAAGTTTGAGTTGCTCATTTTTTTTGTCCTTGAGGTATTTTGTGTGAACCATTCCCTGCCTGTTGAAAGAATACAAACCAGAATGCATTAAATGATTAAGTTGCTAATTTTTTTTGCCTTAAGGTATTTTGTGTGGGCTATTTCATGGTTTGGAGTTTTGTTTCATGAGGTGAACGTTTCAAAGAATGAAAATCTTTATTGATTGATTAAAATATGTCAAGGTAACTTTCCCTAGCTAAAATCTATTGTACGGCTCAAATTCATCTGTTTCTCGATCAATCTGATCGTCAAGCAATGACCTGAAGGAACAAGTTAATAGATTTTGCCTATATTTTCGTCGGTATTTGTAGTTCAAGATCTTCTCTATCTTGCATTGATTATCATCCTCTTGTAAATACCTTAAAACTTACTCGAAATTATGCCACTCATTTTTAGAATGTACTTTAAAATACAGTTGAGCAAAAACAATGCATAACCTATTGACTAGATCAACTTCAAACTTATAGTAAATGTCTAGCACATCTTCAGCTATTGCTTCTCCAAGTTGTGTACGATCCCAAATCATCGAATGTTGAGCTCCCTGATATACCTCTGCTTTATGTCAGTTCTTATGggggacactctgtatatgtCATTAGTTTACAGAGTACTTACATTTTCAGTACATCCATTATTGTTATCATATTTGGTTTCAATTGATATGTTAAATCTTGGAATGAAAGAACACTagaagataaacaaatattaagtGATTAAAATTCACTCATTCACCTAGTTACTTACTGTATATTCAGTTATAGTGAATGGATAGAAATTCCATGATTTTTCAgtcacataaaatatttttggtatgACGGATTGTATCCAATAAGGAAGTCGGctataataagaaattttcgatTTAAATAAATGATGTGGTATTTTGTCTTCATCTACATTAACCTATCTTTTagatagtttataaataattcattacaTATATTATAAATGTACCTAGACAGATGAATTCTCTTTTCTGTAAACTGCCCTTTTCCATGTTTGTCATCTAGACATTCTCTGTTTTCAATTACTTCTACTCCTTCCCCATCTCCAGATTGTTCTAAACTATGCCTTGCTATCATATACAGTTGTCCAATATGATACTGttaagaataaaattcaaattattttattggtacaattaaactttatttttaccTCTTCGACACTCATGGGCATACATATCCTGTATTCTTTAGTTAAAACCATTGTAATAACAAATCGTCaagcaaatattttatattaaaaagggatatataaataattaatcaatattaacCCTGCAAAATCAAATTCCTTTATATTTCTTTGTTGTGAATAACTCTCTTTCTGTCAGTGTTATTCACAAAACATACTACAGTATTGTCAACCGAAATAATCCAGTAGAATCCATAGAATCAAAGTGCCATCAACCAcagaattatatataaaacctGGCTGTGTTCTCTAAATGTGCTGGCCACCAACTAATCAGACACATAAACTGTCAATACCTCTAAAGCCATTTGTattggaatttaattttttgatttttagtttgaaaatatgttaagtTGAAATGGTTAGACGGAAGAAATCTAACGCAGAAGAATTATCTGCAAATATATCCGAGCAATATGTAAGAATGGATATTGGTAAGTTTATAGAATGCAAGATGGAATTTGGGTATATACACATTCATATGATCCCTCAACTGATTTATTTAACTTTATGAACACTAAACAAACAATTAAGTAATTTATTTGGCAGATGATTTTAACgtcattatatatatttaatctttttaaatatgtaatatCCTATTTGGTtacgtttattattatttgatatttattagtTGAAATGAATCAGACACAGAAGCAATGAATAATGTTGTTCATAAGTAATAGGTtatctaatatatattatagattgATACTTATGCATAAATTTCCTCTTTTTGTTTCTGGTAGTTAGCACAATGCACAAGATTTCATATTAAAATGCTGCTGACTAATActtttgaacaatatttttttcattaacaataaGATACATCTTGCTAAAGTTTATAGAAACTGATGTTCAAAACTAGGAATTTGCATGGTTTTAACCCCAAACTTCACTCGTAGATTTTCCAGacaattttatacaatattttggtattttaaaGTGATTAAAAGTAATTCTTTTTGATAATTGCATGTtctttatacataaaaattgtattcaattaGAGAGAAAAGTCTATTGATAGggaatatttattatgataaaacataaaatttgtacAATTTGCTAACAAAATGTCAACAATGCTGCTAAAACTCAATGAATCATATTAATGGGTATTCTAGAGAAAGCTGCTAGAACATCTCAGAAATATTATACATGtttttaggtaattttttttatatttgttaaagCATATTGGAATCATGCtacaatatcaaatattgtaaaaattattttgtgcaTATGTTTAATACTCATAGATCTCTGAAGTACCTTATAAGTTTGACATACCATATaatatattggaatttattCTTTTCCTTTCACATTTTCAGGTGTCTGATTAGAGTTTTGATCCTTTCTGTATTTCTTTCACTATCTTTTGAAAtctttctttccattttatttatttttgcttcaTATTGTGTATTAACAGTTTAATATACCAGATATATCTTATTTTCAGATATACAAGCTCTGagagaaaagaataaaaatttggtaCAAAGTGTGGCAAAACTTCAAAAAGAAAAGGCAATGATTCAGAAACAACTTAATGAAATGcaagaagaatattttaaattaaattctaaatatgtagtaagtaaaataataatcataataatcaCAATGTTTTAAAGAGACTTCCATGGAGTAAATAAGATAGTATTTaggtttcaatattttcattcaactgCTTTAATACTCCCTTAATGGACACAAGGTACTTGGtcttaataattaaattaattggaTGTATATACAAGGCTATACATGCTATTTAGAATTGTAGCCGCTTAGTTTGAACTATGTGCAATACTTAATTACAGcttatcacattttttgaagCATCTACTTCATTTCTTTCTGACCTGcatcttcatcatgaatatcaaaataaggatgaaatcaacttagaactttgttttaataggaaaaattaatttttccttggtggCTTGCCACACCTGTACTCAGCCTCCGAGGAAACTGCTtctagtttaaaataaattattcctcAATAGGTTTTTCTGGTAATAGTGGATCTCTACACATTATACATGAAAGTCTAGAATCCTAAATTTTAGGCACTTTTTCTGTCcagtttttcatataattatttactttttatgaatataaaaaaattgtaaatgaaaatcagaatttcaataaattacatgGGACATGATTCCAGCCCTTGCAGTGAccttggaaaatttttaatctgtAAAGATGTCGCTATTGCATTGACCTTAgccaaaaaatatcacaaaatggCATTgacatgaaatatcaattt comes from Diorhabda carinulata isolate Delta chromosome 8, icDioCari1.1, whole genome shotgun sequence and encodes:
- the LOC130897202 gene encoding cytoplasmic phosphatidylinositol transfer protein 1, giving the protein MVLTKEYRICMPMSVEEYHIGQLYMIARHSLEQSGDGEGVEVIENRECLDDKHGKGQFTEKRIHLSSRLPYWIQSVIPKIFYVTEKSWNFYPFTITEYTCSFIPRFNISIETKYDNNNGCTENCLGLTPEKLVDRTVDYIDIAYDEVSAKHYKEEEDPRFFQSRKTQRGPLVEGWRNNFQPIMCSYKLVHASFEVFGLQTKVEDFIHSCIREVLLLGHRQAFAWIDEWIDMTMEDVRTYEANLQKQTNSLLKQAETPITAADGGGSSTLVGNDGGGDNGIFNNTLGITPPETPKSPVKKGYFSGWF